The following is a genomic window from Salvelinus fontinalis isolate EN_2023a chromosome 11, ASM2944872v1, whole genome shotgun sequence.
CACAATACATAGATTGCTGCTCCTCATCATGAGAAATAAAATAATTTGTTTGCAGCTACTGTTAGGCTACATTGTATCCATTATTTGTCTGGCAAAACAAAATAATCTTATTCGATATGCTACAGTAGCCATATTTGTACAGTTATTTTTATACAAATGTTTTTTCAAACCTGGCCCCGTTATGTTGCCAAACGTTGTCGAACGTTGGACCAAATGCCATAAATGGAGCCAACATGATTCCTTGGTCTATATATCGGggagaggcatgtttgttctataTTATTTATTTCTACCGGAACATTCCAAAACGTGTACTGGGGTCAGAATCTGTCAGATTCCGTTGCAACACGTTTGGTCTGTTGTAAAACTTTTTTGCAACGGAAAACGTTTACTCCAATCGCAAAACGCTTTGCAACAAAAAACGTGTCCCTAGTGTGAGAGAATcttttataaactgggtgattccagtcctgaatgctgattggctgacagccgtggtataaccCGTATACCACGGTTTACTGCTCTggtggtaaccagtttataatagcaataaggcacctctggggttgtggtatatggccaatataccacagctaaggcctgtatccaggcactccctCATGCCTTATTATGAATACAAGCCTTCTATGATAGTCTCAGTGCTAAATCAAAGTTATGTTTGGAATCAATAACACAAATGCCATTTTGTTAGGCCTAATGTGTATTTTATGTCCTCATGTGTCCTCAGGAACTGGCTAAATACGAGAAAGTATTGGACCAAGTGAAAGTTACACAGAAAGGTAGATTAATTCATTCCAGCTATTTAAAAAAATCCCTATTTAATTTTTTGTAATTTAAATGCCATATTTTAACATACTTTTTCTTTCACTCAATGATGAGTTTACACTCTtcgaaaaaaaggtgctatctagaaccaaaaagagTTATTTGGCtgcccccataggagaaccctttaaagaaccgcttttagttccaggtagaatccttttgggtTCTATTTAGAACCCTTTCAGAAGaaggttctacatgaaacccaaaaaagttctacctggaaccaaaaggggttctatctagaaccaaaagggttctcctatggggacagctgcagAATCCTTTTGGAatccttttttttctaagagtgtagatcaCTTTAACCCTTTCTGTTCTGTATCTTTGTCATCTCTCCCCTCCAGATTTGGAGCAGGATGGGTTCATTAAAAACCCATTCTTTCATGGTATCGTCGCAGAAGTACCCGAACAACACAGGACCAAAGAGGGTGAGAGAAGAACTAACCATAGACACAGTTTCTATGTGCTGACatgaccagggttggggtcaattccctTTGAACGCCATCAATTCAGAAAGTGACTGGTAATTCAAATAATGTCTTAAAAAAGAGATTGGAGATAAATTATACTTTAAATTCATGAATTGAATTTCAAATTATTTACGAAACCGAAATGGAATGGGCCGCCACAATGCTGGTTTTGATTTTCCCAATTCAGAAACCATGTTTCATGAACTTCCATGATTTCAGATATATTATAACATCTTCTCCATCTACCCCCCCATCATAGTAACCAGGCTGGCTCCATATGTTAATTAGCTCTCTTTTTGTTACCTAACCATCCTCTGTCAGGGCTGActatgctgctctctctctgcccactCATTATCTAAGGGGCTTGACATATTTTTTTATGAAGCCACCAGAACAAGAACATTATGCATCCCAACAGCTGCCATTAAGAGACACCTCTTCACATCTATTGCTCTGTCTTTatggtttctctctgtgtgtgtgtgtgtgtgtgtgtgtgtgtgtgtgtgtgtgtgtgtgtgtgtgtgtgtgtgtgtgtgtgtgtgtgtgtgtgtgtgtgtgtgtgtgtgtgtgtgtgtgtgtgtgtgtgtgtgtgtgtgtgtgtgtgtgtgtgtgtgcctgcacacGTACCTACGCCTGGGGAGAGGTTTTAGTTcttctgtgagtgtgtgtctgtttgtttgcGGACATACACACATGTATATGTGAGTGAGTTTtaagtgtgtgtgaacatgatgTTTTTCTGTGTGTTCAGTATTACTGTATGTCCTGAGGCATAGACTTGACCTTAGTGTCTGTCTGCTTGCTTGCCAGCAGATGGGCCGTATGTGTGCGTTTATGTGTCTGCCGGTTTGTCCGCAAGCGTGAGCAGCAtgtataaatgtatgtgtgttTTAAGAGTGTGTGCAGTCAATATGATATATATTATTCTTGATATTATTGACCTTGACCTTgatacctgtgtgtttgtttgcagGCCATGCCAAGGTGGGCTACGCACTTTACTTCTATACCTACAGCTCGTGGAAAGGACGGGCCCTCTACATGGAGGACCTGTATGTGATGCCTGAGTTCAGAGGTTAGACAGCTACTTAAGGGCCCGTCTTCACAAAGAGTCTcagaataggagtgctgatctaggattagCCATCCCCACCAACCCCGTTATTCATCATGATTTAAAGACTGATtctagatcagtactcctactctgagatgctttgtgaatatgggcctTGGTCTTGACCAGTTTTGTTTTAATCAAACtagaatatacagtgcctttggaaagtaatcagaacccttgaccttttccacattttgttacattacagccctattcctcatcaatctacacacaatacgccataatgacaatgtgaaaacaggtTTGTTAGGGACGTgttcaagaacccaatggtcactctgacagaactcaagagttcctctgtggagatgggaaatcCTTCcgaaaggacaaccatctctgcagtactcttCAGTAAAAGACACACTTCCAGActgaagcaactcctcagtaaaaggcacatgacagcccgcttggagtttgccaaaaggcacctaaaggactctcagtccatgagaaatgagattatctggtctgaatgccaagcgtcacgtctagaggaaaccttgcaccattcctacagtgaagcatggtggtggcagcagcatgctgtggggatgtttttcagcgacagggactgggagacttgtcaggatcgaaagaaagatgaacggagcaaagtacagagagatccttgatgaaaatttACTCGAGAGCCCtaatgacctcagactggggcgaaggttcaccttccatcaggacaacgactctaaacacacagccaagacaacgcaggagtggcttcgggagaagtctctgaatgtccttgagtggcccagccagagcccggacttgaacccgatcgaacatctctggagagacctgaaaatagctatgcagcaacgctccaaagcttgagaggatctgcagagaagaatgggagaaaatccccaaatacaggtgtgtcaagcttgtagcgtcatacacaagaagactcaaggctgtaattgctgccgaaggagcttcaacaaagtacagagtaaagggtctgaatactgaataagtgatatttcagtttttttattttttattataaatttgcaaaaatttctaaaaacatgtttttgctttgtcattaaggggtatagtgtgtagattgatgagggggaaaaaatgaatgaatccattttagaataagactgtatcaACAAAATGTAAAAGGGTCTGAaacctttccgaatgcactgtacgtggAGGTCTTGCAGTTCACCTATCCTGCTGTCAACTTCCTGCACATCTGTTAAACTAGTGTGACGCAACATGTGCCTGATCCACTAAGCAATTGCACAGTTTGCACCTGTTTCTCTCTCATTTCCACCAGTGTACAACAAAACAAATTCTAAAAGTAGAACTCGCCTCGCACCCAAGTAACTGAGTCTAGATGGTCTCCAGGAACAATATTTGTCAAACAAAAAAACGTGGACCGCACATTTATTTGCATTTTGCTGAATCAGTTCATTTATACCAACAGCATTAAGCCGATAAATAACCCTACGTTTCGTATCTCATGTATGTCTCTCTTTTGGCATCACAGGTAAAGGTATTGGGAAGGCACTGATGAGCAAAGTGGCTCAGGTGGGTGATGCTGCCCTGTTACTCAACTTTGCCATATAATTAAACCCTCTGGCTGTGGTGTAATTGTATTGACAAAGCTTCCCCTTGAGTGCAATTGATATGTGTATGGACCGTTGGACACGTGTGTTTGTGCATATGtgaatatgtacagttgaagtcggaagttgacatacaccttagccaaatacatttgaaatttgtttttcactattcctgacatttaagcctagtaaaaattccctgtcttaggtcagttagtatcaccacttcattttaagaatgtgaaatgtcagaataatagtagagagaataatttatttcagcttttatttctttcatcacattcccagtgggttagaagtttacatacactcaaatagtatttggtagcattgcctttaaattgtttaacttgggtcaaacattttgggtagcctttcacaagcttcccacaataagttaggtaatttttggcccattcctcttgacagagctggtgtaactgagtcaggtttgtaggcctccttgctcccctacgctttttcagttctgcccacaaatcttctataggattgaggtccgagctttgtgattgccactccaatacattgattttgttgaccttaagccatttttccacaactttcgaagtatgcttggggtcattgtccatttggaagacccatttgtgtcCAAGTTAtaacttcctgaccgatgtcttgaaatgttgcttcaatatatccacataattttccttcctcatgatgccatctattttgtgaagtgcaccagtccctcctgcagaaaatcacccccacaacataatgctgccacccccgtgcttcacggttgggaaggtgttctttggcttgcaagcctccccctttttcctccaaacataatgatggtcattatggccaaatagtcctatttttgtttcatcagaccagaggaaatttctccaaaaagtatgatctttgtccccatatgcagttgcaaaccgttgtctgtcttttttatggcggttttggagcagtggtttcttccttgctgagtggactttcaagttatgtcgatataggactcgttttactgtgtatatagatacttttgtacctgtttcctccagcatcttcacagggtcatttgttgttgttctgggattgatttgcacttttcacaccaaagtacgttcatctctaggagacagaacgtgtctccttcctaagcagtatgaaggctgcgtggtcccatggtgtttatacttgcgtactattgtttgtacagatgaatgtggtaccttcaggcatttcgaaattgctcccaagaatgaaccagacgtgtggaggtctacaattttttttctgatgtcttggctgatttcttttgattttcccatgatgtcaagcaaagaggcactgagtttgaaggtaggccttgaaatacatcctgaggtacaccttcaattgactcaaattatgtcaattagcctatcagaagcttctaatgccatgacatcattttctggaattttccaagctgtttaaaggcacagtcaacttagagtatgtaaacttctgacccactggaattgtgataagtgaaataatctgtccgtaaacaattgttgaaaaatgacttgtgtcatgcacaaagtagatgttctaaccaacttgccaaaactatagtttgttaacatgacatttatggagtgtttgaaaaactagttttaatgactccaacctaagtgtatgtaaacttccgacttcaacttccGACTTCTGTAGTTTATTCTGTAGTTTACTGAAGCCTTTGCTATTCTCGTGAGGCAAAGTGCAAAATACACAATCATGCATGTTTCCATCTGTGTGTGCACCGCTATGTATTGCTTTTTGTTTGTATGTTTGCTATTATTTATGTTTGTGACAATATGTCACTTTATTTTATCGTCAAgcattttttttcctcatttgaCTTTATTTGacattttcctccctctctctcttgcgctctatctccctctctctcacacacacacaccctgtactGTAGTTGGGCCTGGCCGCCGGCTGCACCCAGCTCAACTTCGCCGTGCTGGACTGGAACAAACCATCTCTGGATTTCTACCTCAGCCAGGGATGTTTTGATGTGACGGCAGACATGGGGTACCACTGCATGCGCTGTGAGGGGGCAGCGCTGGAACAACTGGCCCAGGGGGACACCTAAACACCACTCGCCCCCCACTGGGTTGACGTCTGACCATTGCAATACTGAGGTCAACCTAGAACATATGCAGGGATAAAGAACCAACTCAAAGCCCCTGTTACAATACTTAAAAAATGCACCTTTCCTTTCCTTCttctcttcctttcctgtggtaaAGTAGTCACTGATTTAATATGATTGAATAGGCGAACATTAGGGAATTCTTTGCATAGCTCTCGTTAATCTACTAATATCAGATCAGTGATTACCTTTAACAAAACGAGGAAGACAGGATGTATTTTCAAAGTGTTGGAACGATGCCAATGCAATGCAAAAAGGTTGTAGCTGAACTAACAGTTCACCGACTATCTTATAGTTGTTGACATTAGTTGTGTGAACAGTAATGTGTTGTTTACCTGTGACCCCATAGCACCTTTCCCTGCTTTCTAAGCTAAGGTAAGAGACACCCATTGATAATATGTGAGAAATCTGGTGAAACGGGAACCTATACAATACTATAAAATCACATGTCTAAAACACAtcgagagcttgggactataaggttctacaGTATGTGCATTTTTGTCAACATTTTGTTATTGACATAACCATGTTCTTTCTGTTCAAAGTACTCTTAATTCCCCAATTCCtgttgttaagttcaaaagaatacaagataaaaatgtctgacaccattcaaaccaatgggTTTTGAAatttaaagccaattatctcagaatcatctttttTCAGATATGACCTTATAgtccctgtcacgttcctgacctgttttctgttatttttgtatgtgtttagttggtcagggcgtgagttggggtgggcgttctatgttttgtgtttctatgtttaggttattggtaattagccttatatggttctcaatcagagacaggtgtttgacgtttcctctgattgagaaccatataaaggtaggctgttcacactgtttgtttgtgggtggttgtcttccgtgtctgtatgtatgt
Proteins encoded in this region:
- the sat2a.1 gene encoding thialysine N-epsilon-acetyltransferase, with the translated sequence MDFSIRASTLEDCKDIARMILELAKYEKVLDQVKVTQKDLEQDGFIKNPFFHGIVAEVPEQHRTKEGHAKVGYALYFYTYSSWKGRALYMEDLYVMPEFRGKGIGKALMSKVAQLGLAAGCTQLNFAVLDWNKPSLDFYLSQGCFDVTADMGYHCMRCEGAALEQLAQGDT